One part of the Ziziphus jujuba cultivar Dongzao chromosome 2, ASM3175591v1 genome encodes these proteins:
- the LOC132800794 gene encoding disease resistance protein RPV1-like produces the protein MKRLRVLIFANVVLSGTIEYLPNELRLIELLGYQFPTLSFNSGPKQLALLHMPYSHIHQLDKGFKNLERLKVLNLSHSKFLRKIPDLSTGPNLESLYVHYCTSLVEIHESVGFLTKLATLDARCCSNLRIVPSILVSKYFTTLDFTGCSQLQMFPDIVEKIGFITSLDLSGTTIKELPSSIDHIFALRELCLSDCKKVVHIPSTIYNLVFLDVLDLNACTSFSMFPNYDQEIHGAFELRRLNLQNCYISNADFLGTPFSFPLLEWLDLSGNKFVSLPSISKLSKLSDLSLANCRQLQEILELLGR, from the exons ATGAAAAGGCTTCGAGTACTTATATTTGCTAATGTAGTCCTTTCTGGTACCATTGAGTACCTTCCGAATGAGTTAAGGCTAATTGAATTGCTGGGATACCAGTTTCCCACACTGTCCTTCAATTCTGGTCCAAAACAACTTGCTCTACTCCACATGCCTTACAGCCATATCCATCAACTTGACAAAGGATTCAAG AATTTAGAAAGATTGAAAGTTTTGAACTTAAGTCACTCGAAATTCTTAAGAAAAATTCCTGACCTATCAACAGGACCCAATCTCGAGAGCTTATATGTTCATTATTGTACAAGTTTAGTTGAGATTCATGAGTCCGTTGGATTTCTTACTAAGTTGGCTACATTAGATGCTCGATGCTGCAGCAATCTCAGGATTGTTCCAAGTATTCTGGTGTCCAAATATTTTACAACATTAGATTTTACAGGCTGCTCGCAACTCCAAATGTTTCCCGACATTGTTGAGAAAATTGGATTTATAACAAGCCTAGATTTATCAGGCACAACAATAAAAGAGTTGCCTTCCTCAATTGATCATATATTTGCGCTCAGGGAGTTATGCTTATCTGATTGTAAAAAGGTTGTGCACATTCCATCCACCATTTATAACCTAGTGTTTCTTGATGTCCTTGATCTTAATGCTTGCACAAGTTTCTCTATGTTCCCAAACTATGACCAAGAAATACATGGTGCATTTGAGCTCAGAAGGTTAAATCTTCAAAATTGTTATATATCAAACGCGGATTTTCTTGGAACTCCTTTTAGTTTTCCCTTGCTCGAATGGTTGGACCTATCTGGTAACAAGTTTGTTAGTCTTCCCTCCATTAGTAAGCTTTCTAAGCTTTCAGATCTTAGTTTAGCTAATTGTCGACAACTTCAGGAAATTCTAGAGCTTCTAGGacgttaa